The following are encoded together in the Gilvimarinus sp. DA14 genome:
- a CDS encoding CBS domain-containing protein, producing the protein MKVRDMMTERPEYLEQEATIREAAERMRDTGRGFTPIAHNEKIVGIVTDRDIAIRAVAEGKSPDEQVGKIASGKVLYCYEDDSPAEVLQSMQDQQVQRLVVLNNPSNKDFVGVISLSDIAAHSQSADLSKRVTNASRLYH; encoded by the coding sequence ATGAAAGTACGCGATATGATGACTGAACGTCCCGAATATCTGGAGCAGGAAGCGACTATTCGCGAAGCTGCCGAGCGCATGCGCGACACGGGCCGAGGCTTCACGCCTATCGCCCACAACGAAAAAATTGTCGGTATTGTCACTGACAGGGACATTGCGATTCGCGCTGTGGCCGAGGGCAAAAGCCCCGATGAGCAGGTCGGCAAGATTGCCAGTGGTAAGGTGCTTTACTGTTACGAGGACGACAGCCCCGCCGAGGTACTGCAAAGTATGCAGGATCAGCAGGTACAGCGGCTGGTGGTGTTGAACAATCCCAGCAATAAAGACTTTGTCGGCGTCATTAGTCTGAGTGACATTGCCGCTCACAGCCAGAGTGCAGATCTCAGTAAACGCGTTACCAACGCCAGTCGTTTATACCACTAG
- a CDS encoding acetyl-CoA C-acetyltransferase, which produces MSSLDQSSSGGGRPVYLVDGARTPFIKARGKPGPFTPVDLAVQAGRSLLLRQPLPKDAFDQVILGCVNVVASEMNPGRIAALRLGLAETIPAFTMQINCGSGMQSVDTAYRYIREGRQDLILAGGAEALSHAPLMLTPAATEWLAELGLARSMGDKLKHLAKFKPGYIKPVISLQQGLTDPVVELNMGQTAEVVANLFGISREQADDYAASSHLRLARAQEEGYLDDEVVPLYAPDGKVYTFDDGVRPDSTADKLAKLKPVFERPYGKVTAGNSSQITDGASWLILASEEAVEKYGLTPKAVIKDSEWSGLEPEIMGLGPAVSAGRLAQRNKMTLDDIELLELNEAFAAQVLGCLAAWEDADFCRAVFDSEPLGRFNRDRLNIDGGAISLGHPVGTSGNRIVLHLMNALHRQGLKRGIATQCIGGGQAGAMLIETV; this is translated from the coding sequence ATGAGTTCTCTTGATCAGTCCTCTTCCGGCGGTGGCCGCCCAGTGTATCTGGTTGACGGCGCCCGCACCCCTTTCATCAAAGCGCGAGGCAAGCCTGGCCCTTTTACCCCGGTAGACTTAGCCGTGCAGGCGGGCCGCTCCCTGCTGCTGCGCCAACCTTTGCCCAAAGACGCTTTTGACCAAGTCATACTCGGTTGTGTAAACGTTGTTGCCAGTGAGATGAACCCAGGTCGCATTGCGGCGCTGCGGCTCGGGCTGGCAGAGACCATTCCCGCCTTTACGATGCAGATCAACTGCGGCTCGGGCATGCAATCGGTGGATACCGCATACCGCTACATTCGCGAGGGCCGGCAGGATTTAATTCTGGCCGGAGGGGCCGAAGCCCTCAGCCACGCGCCATTAATGCTAACGCCCGCCGCCACCGAATGGCTCGCCGAGCTTGGCCTTGCGCGCTCCATGGGCGATAAACTCAAGCATTTGGCAAAATTCAAACCTGGTTATATCAAGCCCGTTATCAGTCTGCAGCAGGGGCTGACCGACCCGGTGGTGGAACTCAATATGGGGCAAACCGCCGAGGTGGTTGCCAACCTTTTCGGCATCAGCCGCGAACAGGCCGACGACTATGCCGCCAGCAGCCACCTGCGTTTGGCCAGAGCGCAGGAAGAGGGCTATCTGGACGATGAAGTCGTGCCCCTCTACGCCCCCGACGGTAAGGTGTATACCTTCGATGACGGTGTGCGTCCCGATAGCACCGCCGATAAACTGGCTAAGCTCAAGCCCGTTTTCGAGCGCCCCTACGGCAAGGTCACCGCGGGTAACAGCTCGCAAATTACCGATGGCGCCAGCTGGCTGATTCTGGCCTCGGAGGAGGCGGTGGAAAAATACGGACTCACGCCCAAAGCGGTCATCAAAGACAGCGAGTGGTCTGGCCTGGAGCCAGAAATCATGGGCCTGGGCCCGGCGGTAAGTGCCGGACGCCTGGCACAGCGCAATAAAATGACACTGGACGACATTGAGCTGCTGGAGCTCAACGAGGCCTTCGCCGCCCAGGTGCTCGGCTGCCTTGCCGCCTGGGAGGACGCCGACTTCTGCCGCGCGGTATTCGACTCAGAACCACTGGGAAGGTTTAACCGCGACCGCCTCAATATCGACGGCGGCGCGATCAGCCTGGGCCACCCGGTGGGCACCAGCGGTAACCGTATCGTGCTGCATTTAATGAATGCGCTGCACCGCCAGGGTTTAAAGCGCGGTATTGCCACTCAGTGTATCGGCGGCGGGCAGGCCGGCGCCATGTTAATTGAAACCGTGTAG
- the arfB gene encoding alternative ribosome rescue aminoacyl-tRNA hydrolase ArfB, whose protein sequence is MLKISNTVTLADWEIDLQFIRAQGAGGQNVNKVSSAVHLRFDINRSTLPAYYKERLLAFNDQRISKEGVIVIKAQQFRTQEKNIDDALNRLKDLIVKAGYQPKKRKPTKPSRSSQRKRMDKKTQRGQIKRMRGKVDL, encoded by the coding sequence ATGTTGAAAATCAGCAATACTGTCACCCTTGCCGACTGGGAAATCGATTTGCAGTTTATTCGTGCCCAGGGCGCGGGGGGACAAAACGTCAATAAAGTCTCCAGCGCGGTACATCTGCGCTTTGATATTAACCGCTCTACCCTGCCTGCGTATTACAAAGAAAGATTGCTTGCGTTTAACGACCAGCGTATTAGCAAAGAGGGCGTCATTGTGATTAAAGCACAGCAATTTCGCACTCAGGAAAAAAACATTGACGATGCGCTAAACCGTTTAAAAGATTTGATTGTAAAAGCGGGCTATCAGCCCAAAAAGCGCAAGCCCACCAAGCCCAGTCGCAGCTCGCAAAGAAAACGTATGGACAAGAAAACCCAGCGCGGTCAAATTAAACGCATGCGCGGCAAGGTAGATCTTTAA
- the ettA gene encoding energy-dependent translational throttle protein EttA, with the protein MAQYVFTMNRVGKVVPPKREILKDISLSFFPGAKIGVLGLNGSGKSTLLRIMAGVDTEYNGEARPMPDIKIGYLPQEPELDPAKDVRGNVEDGVREAVDALAALEQIYADYAEPDADFDELAKKQARCEDIIQAWDAHNLDHTLEVAADALRLPPWDADVTKLSGGERRRVALCRLLLSRPDMLLLDEPTNHLDAESVFWLEQFLQNFNGTVVAITHDRYFLDNAAGWILELDRGHGIPYEGNYSDWLEAKEKRLEQEAKAEASHQKAIKAELEWVRQNPKGRQAKSKARLARFDELQSQEFQTRNETNEIYIPPGERLGDKVIELENVSKGYGDRLLIDNLTMSVPKGAVVGIVGGNGAGKSTLFRMIAGTEQPDSGTVTLGETVNVAYVEQSRENLQDNQTVWEAISGGQDILRIGNYEVSSRSYVGRFNFKGSDQQKRVGELSGGERGRLHLANTLKQGANVLLLDEPSNDLDVETLRALEDAILAFPGCVMVISHDRWFLDRIATHILAYEGESEVVFFEGNYTDYHEDFIKRKGQDAQPKRMKYKPLKG; encoded by the coding sequence ATGGCACAGTACGTTTTCACCATGAATCGGGTGGGCAAGGTCGTCCCCCCGAAGCGCGAAATTCTCAAAGACATTTCCCTGTCATTCTTCCCCGGAGCCAAAATTGGCGTACTGGGTTTAAACGGTTCAGGTAAATCCACCCTGCTGCGGATTATGGCCGGCGTGGATACCGAATATAACGGTGAAGCTCGCCCCATGCCGGACATCAAAATCGGCTACCTGCCCCAAGAGCCCGAGCTGGATCCAGCAAAAGACGTGCGCGGCAATGTCGAAGACGGCGTGCGCGAGGCGGTGGATGCGCTGGCCGCGCTGGAGCAAATTTACGCTGACTACGCCGAGCCGGACGCCGATTTTGACGAGCTGGCGAAAAAACAGGCCCGCTGCGAAGACATTATTCAAGCCTGGGACGCCCACAACCTGGATCACACCCTGGAAGTGGCCGCTGACGCCCTGCGTCTGCCGCCGTGGGACGCCGATGTCACCAAGCTTTCGGGTGGTGAACGCCGCCGCGTAGCCCTGTGCCGTTTGCTGCTGTCGCGCCCGGATATGTTGCTGTTGGACGAACCCACCAACCACCTGGACGCCGAGAGTGTGTTCTGGCTGGAGCAATTTCTGCAAAACTTTAACGGCACCGTGGTCGCCATTACCCACGACCGCTACTTTTTGGATAACGCCGCCGGCTGGATTTTAGAGCTGGACCGCGGTCACGGCATTCCCTACGAGGGCAACTACTCCGACTGGCTGGAAGCAAAAGAAAAACGCCTGGAGCAAGAAGCCAAAGCCGAAGCCTCACATCAAAAAGCCATTAAAGCCGAGCTTGAGTGGGTGCGGCAAAACCCCAAAGGCCGCCAGGCCAAAAGTAAAGCGCGTCTGGCCCGCTTTGACGAGCTGCAAAGCCAGGAATTCCAAACCCGCAACGAAACCAACGAAATCTATATTCCACCGGGCGAGCGCCTGGGCGATAAAGTGATCGAGCTGGAAAACGTCAGCAAAGGCTATGGCGATCGCCTGCTGATCGACAACCTGACCATGAGCGTGCCCAAGGGCGCGGTAGTGGGTATTGTGGGCGGTAACGGCGCGGGTAAATCCACCCTGTTCCGCATGATTGCCGGCACCGAGCAGCCCGACAGTGGCACCGTGACCCTGGGCGAGACGGTTAACGTCGCCTATGTGGAACAGAGCCGCGAAAACCTGCAGGACAACCAGACTGTGTGGGAAGCCATTTCCGGCGGCCAGGACATTTTGCGCATCGGCAACTACGAAGTGTCCAGCCGCTCCTATGTGGGCCGCTTTAACTTTAAAGGCTCGGACCAGCAAAAACGCGTGGGCGAGTTATCCGGTGGTGAGCGCGGCCGCTTACACCTGGCAAATACCCTAAAACAGGGTGCTAACGTGCTGCTGTTGGATGAACCGTCTAACGATTTGGACGTGGAAACCCTGCGCGCCCTGGAAGACGCCATTCTCGCCTTCCCCGGCTGTGTGATGGTCATCTCGCACGACCGCTGGTTCCTGGATCGTATCGCCACCCACATTCTGGCCTACGAGGGTGAATCTGAAGTGGTGTTCTTTGAAGGTAACTACACCGATTACCACGAAGACTTTATCAAACGTAAGGGCCAAGACGCCCAACCCAAGCGGATGAAGTACAAGCCGCTGAAAGGCTAA
- a CDS encoding patatin-like phospholipase family protein has product MIRWLVFLLCVLPLLSHAQATANRCDGIDDRPCVGLVLGGGGARGGAHIGVLKALEEQGIPVDIVVGTSIGSFVGAMYASGNSAEEIQLIFARANWDSGYKDALPRSKIPNRRKRQLDDFPIHLDLGFDGHSLRLPQGVLQGQGMKDLIDQLVGTHTTYESFDDLPIPFRAVAADIETGNEVVLASGDLSTALQASMSIPGIVRPIEYQGHLLVDGGIANNLPVSVAREMGAEVIIAVDIGAAAMSRDELTSGVSILRQLTNFLTHNNVNQQKETLSERDVYIHIQLDDIGMLDFDRVVEAADTGYTQAQAALQNNSVIASLAGKSSGARKESFLASDQALRLDRVRLINHSRLGDDYILDRMDLRAGNAYTSDDIHRAMQRLYGQGTIARVRTTISHDGDVNTLNTVVDEKEWGPGYLDFKIAFEDNLESQSRYQIGANYRRTNLSPYGAEWYSTVEFGTEKILSSELYWPLGTSDFFLKAGARYDRDIYSYRENDIGFGEIIETEAGVLTAVGYNVSDKLDIIAGPFYAEGELKLPDLLSQASGVVKIDYRQKGAQLNLDFDNLNHPNFPSRGWKYQLTLRRSEFSFTGQQDDATQLESVLIGAASMARHSLRAELELNSTFNDDPLAVTGSYSLGGFLKLSGNNPDFISGQHTRFMSLVYTYRLADGNYRILNIPLYLGGSLEAGNVWSKRENIDYAELIHSGSLFLGWDSPLGPAYLAWGKSDTGNQSAYVFMGVTF; this is encoded by the coding sequence ATGATTCGCTGGCTTGTTTTTTTATTATGTGTCTTACCTCTGCTGAGCCATGCCCAGGCAACAGCCAACCGCTGCGACGGGATTGACGATCGACCCTGCGTTGGCTTGGTACTGGGCGGTGGCGGCGCGCGCGGCGGTGCCCATATTGGAGTGCTCAAGGCGCTTGAGGAACAGGGCATACCGGTCGACATAGTGGTGGGTACCAGTATCGGCTCTTTTGTGGGCGCCATGTACGCGAGCGGCAATTCCGCCGAGGAAATCCAGCTTATTTTCGCCCGCGCTAACTGGGACAGCGGCTATAAAGATGCCTTGCCGCGCAGCAAAATACCCAACCGCCGCAAACGCCAGCTGGATGACTTCCCTATTCACTTGGACTTAGGTTTCGACGGCCATTCCCTGCGCCTGCCTCAGGGTGTCTTGCAGGGCCAGGGCATGAAAGACCTTATCGATCAGCTGGTAGGCACTCATACCACCTATGAGAGCTTTGACGATTTGCCCATTCCGTTTCGTGCCGTAGCCGCCGACATAGAAACCGGCAACGAGGTCGTGCTGGCGAGTGGCGATTTAAGCACCGCGCTGCAGGCGTCTATGTCTATTCCGGGGATCGTTCGCCCCATCGAATACCAGGGCCATCTGCTGGTAGACGGCGGCATTGCCAATAATTTGCCCGTCAGTGTGGCGCGCGAGATGGGCGCCGAGGTGATTATCGCCGTAGACATTGGCGCGGCCGCCATGAGCCGCGACGAGCTCACCTCGGGGGTCAGCATCCTGCGCCAGCTGACAAATTTTTTAACGCATAACAATGTTAACCAGCAAAAAGAAACCCTGAGCGAGCGGGATGTGTATATCCATATTCAGCTCGACGATATCGGCATGCTGGATTTTGATCGCGTTGTCGAGGCCGCCGATACCGGCTACACGCAGGCTCAAGCCGCACTGCAAAACAACAGCGTGATTGCCTCGCTCGCGGGCAAGTCCAGTGGCGCACGCAAAGAGTCGTTTCTCGCCAGTGACCAGGCTCTGCGCCTGGACAGGGTACGGCTGATCAATCACTCGCGCCTGGGCGATGATTACATTCTCGACCGCATGGACTTGCGCGCAGGCAATGCTTACACCAGCGACGACATCCATCGCGCCATGCAGCGGCTTTACGGCCAGGGCACCATCGCGCGAGTGCGCACTACTATAAGCCATGACGGTGACGTCAACACACTCAACACCGTAGTGGATGAAAAAGAATGGGGCCCGGGTTATCTGGATTTTAAAATTGCCTTCGAAGACAACCTGGAGTCACAAAGCCGCTACCAGATAGGCGCCAATTACCGCCGCACTAATTTATCGCCCTACGGGGCCGAGTGGTATTCAACCGTTGAATTTGGTACCGAAAAAATTCTTTCCAGCGAACTCTACTGGCCGCTTGGCACCTCAGACTTTTTTCTCAAGGCCGGCGCGCGCTACGACCGCGACATTTACAGCTACCGCGAAAACGATATCGGCTTTGGTGAAATCATCGAAACCGAAGCCGGCGTACTCACCGCAGTGGGCTACAACGTATCCGATAAGCTAGATATTATTGCCGGCCCGTTTTACGCCGAAGGTGAGTTAAAGCTGCCGGATTTACTCAGCCAGGCCTCCGGTGTGGTGAAAATTGACTACCGCCAAAAGGGTGCCCAATTAAACCTGGACTTTGACAACCTGAACCACCCCAACTTTCCCAGCCGCGGCTGGAAATATCAGCTTACGCTACGCCGCTCGGAATTCTCTTTTACCGGTCAGCAGGACGATGCAACCCAGTTAGAGTCGGTATTAATTGGGGCGGCTTCAATGGCACGCCATAGCCTGCGCGCCGAGCTGGAGCTTAACAGTACTTTTAACGACGACCCTCTGGCCGTCACGGGATCCTACAGCTTGGGTGGTTTCCTTAAGTTATCCGGTAATAATCCGGATTTTATCTCCGGCCAACACACCCGCTTTATGAGCCTGGTGTACACCTACCGCCTGGCCGACGGTAACTACCGCATTTTGAATATTCCCCTTTATCTGGGCGGCTCGCTGGAGGCAGGCAACGTCTGGAGCAAACGCGAGAATATTGATTATGCCGAACTAATCCATTCCGGCAGCCTGTTTCTCGGTTGGGACAGCCCCCTCGGCCCCGCCTATCTGGCGTGGGGCAAATCCGATACGGGCAACCAAAGCGCCTATGTCTTTATGGGCGTAACCTTCTAA
- a CDS encoding alpha/beta hydrolase has protein sequence MTKSTCGKRLFCILGVVVCAQSVLATEVSFQSVDGSPVVDGYAQIPPHSAFKFSYDVVLPENPPADLTFQYHYVYINNAYVAKLAPPGGAAGIDWRVNHPSSLARAVGEYQTLEICIGDITRLEDKYRQYCDTVHLQTRVTRETLDSHYVHTSALNDGYNYSGCMAYSCAFYRDIFFASDQPWQNSYRVSPDFPGPRGEPASAHINNLTFDYYYPAAAGKIDSSAAKTLIILGHPANKTKEIFRVDQALAIEFLLDSGYAVAALDFRHPLKEVDANKSPVAKDDMGRAVQFFKHYADEFNINRNRIVLAGTSLGGGLAVYTGMRELQNIGSVDPVARESSKVAGVWGYDASTTYSTTWIRNNYLEAPTPTTPSELNAYYCYYSYLEDYGNLQLYGHAFGLVDTNSPKLGLYYADELVDLSEHKLTVDDLKHCPDAGDPGAYDLVHLPNFSLPMIEAYENNGIGARIQVAYGQPITQYYYDLVGFVNGL, from the coding sequence ATGACAAAAAGCACGTGCGGTAAGCGGTTATTTTGTATTTTGGGGGTTGTTGTCTGTGCGCAGTCTGTGTTGGCGACAGAGGTGAGTTTTCAAAGTGTCGATGGCTCGCCAGTCGTCGACGGTTACGCGCAAATACCGCCACACTCGGCGTTTAAGTTTAGCTACGATGTGGTTTTGCCTGAGAATCCGCCGGCCGATCTGACGTTTCAATATCACTATGTGTATATCAACAACGCATACGTCGCCAAACTCGCTCCTCCGGGCGGAGCGGCGGGAATCGACTGGCGGGTTAACCACCCCAGCTCCCTGGCGCGTGCTGTAGGAGAGTATCAAACTCTTGAGATTTGCATTGGTGATATCACTCGGTTAGAGGATAAGTACCGCCAGTATTGCGATACCGTGCACCTGCAAACGCGCGTTACCCGTGAGACGCTCGACAGCCACTATGTGCATACATCGGCGCTTAATGATGGCTACAATTACAGTGGTTGCATGGCTTACAGTTGTGCATTTTATCGCGACATATTTTTCGCGTCCGATCAGCCTTGGCAAAACAGCTATCGGGTCAGCCCTGACTTTCCCGGCCCGAGAGGTGAGCCCGCCTCGGCTCATATCAATAACCTAACCTTTGATTACTATTACCCTGCCGCAGCGGGAAAAATTGATTCAAGCGCGGCCAAAACGCTGATTATTCTGGGACATCCAGCGAACAAAACTAAAGAGATTTTTCGCGTCGATCAGGCGTTGGCAATCGAGTTTTTACTGGACAGCGGTTACGCTGTGGCGGCGCTAGACTTTCGTCATCCGCTCAAGGAAGTTGATGCCAACAAGAGCCCGGTGGCGAAAGATGATATGGGACGAGCGGTGCAGTTTTTTAAACACTATGCCGACGAGTTTAATATCAATCGCAATCGTATCGTACTGGCCGGGACATCCCTCGGCGGTGGTTTGGCGGTTTATACGGGGATGCGGGAGTTGCAAAACATTGGCAGTGTGGATCCTGTCGCCCGCGAGTCTTCCAAGGTGGCTGGGGTGTGGGGTTACGATGCCTCGACCACTTATTCGACCACCTGGATTCGAAACAACTATCTGGAAGCGCCCACCCCAACAACCCCCAGCGAGCTTAATGCTTATTACTGTTATTACTCGTATCTTGAAGACTATGGCAACTTACAACTGTACGGTCATGCATTTGGCTTAGTGGATACAAACTCGCCTAAGCTTGGGCTTTATTACGCTGATGAGCTGGTGGATTTGTCCGAACACAAGTTGACGGTAGATGATTTAAAGCACTGCCCGGATGCGGGTGACCCAGGGGCGTATGACTTGGTGCACTTACCCAATTTTTCGCTACCCATGATTGAGGCTTACGAAAACAATGGCATAGGGGCACGCATTCAGGTGGCCTACGGACAACCGATCACACAGTACTATTACGATCTGGTGGGTTTTGTAAACGGATTGTGA
- a CDS encoding S9 family peptidase: protein MRKLVWCSLMLAWASGVCAASEVNIHTVDDRAVADSYVEVTPRSSFNVYYDVALPSAPPPELSFSAHYFYVNGSYVAKRNTGATVVGVDWKIHHPAVLQLYTGETETLEVCIGDISNIADKPLQYCHAITLRGEVSLDTLSDLRVDVRTLNDGQDYEKCDSAYYCHFYADIFFARADPWVNDYRTSPDFPGAKGEPASAHINYLTFDFYYPNSAADGEIDSTAPKPLIVLGHSASKSKETFRLGSASILKFLLNLGYAVAVPDFRHPLKELDEFNNPLGKKDMAKLVQFLHYYAATLNIDPTKIVLTGNSLGGGVAVHSAYGELADPQSSDPVQQMTSRPSGVWVLDSTTVFSPNWIRENFLEAPVPGAPDSENAYLCYYPELDDGGNYHKYGYALGEVDTDSPYIGLSYMGHPADLSMGKLGVDDLLACPTITSPGNYDLIHLANYGEQMVLSYQAAGIGHRASTAFGQSITSYYYGLVGFINSLPP, encoded by the coding sequence ATGAGAAAGTTAGTGTGGTGCAGCTTAATGCTGGCTTGGGCAAGCGGCGTGTGTGCGGCTTCTGAAGTCAATATACATACGGTAGATGATCGCGCTGTGGCAGACAGTTATGTTGAGGTAACGCCTCGCAGTAGCTTTAATGTGTACTACGATGTTGCGCTGCCATCGGCTCCGCCGCCAGAGCTCTCTTTTAGTGCCCACTATTTTTACGTTAACGGTTCCTATGTGGCAAAGCGCAACACTGGGGCGACAGTGGTTGGAGTGGATTGGAAAATTCATCACCCGGCTGTGCTACAACTTTACACTGGCGAAACAGAAACACTGGAAGTTTGTATCGGCGATATTTCCAATATAGCTGACAAGCCTTTGCAGTATTGTCACGCGATTACTTTACGCGGCGAAGTCAGTCTGGACACCCTGTCTGATTTACGCGTTGATGTCAGAACCCTCAATGACGGACAGGACTACGAAAAATGCGATTCGGCCTATTACTGTCACTTTTACGCCGACATTTTCTTTGCACGCGCCGACCCTTGGGTTAATGACTATCGCACCTCGCCGGATTTTCCAGGCGCCAAGGGCGAGCCGGCGTCGGCACACATCAATTACCTGACGTTTGATTTTTACTACCCAAACAGTGCCGCGGACGGCGAGATAGACAGTACTGCCCCCAAGCCACTGATCGTGCTGGGCCACTCTGCCAGTAAATCCAAAGAAACCTTTCGCCTGGGCAGCGCCAGTATTTTAAAGTTTTTGCTCAATCTTGGTTATGCCGTGGCGGTACCGGATTTTCGCCATCCACTCAAAGAGCTGGACGAATTTAATAACCCGCTGGGCAAGAAGGACATGGCCAAGCTGGTGCAGTTTCTGCACTATTACGCCGCGACTCTCAACATAGATCCGACCAAAATAGTTTTGACCGGCAATTCGCTAGGTGGCGGAGTGGCTGTGCATTCAGCCTATGGCGAGTTAGCCGATCCTCAGTCCAGCGATCCGGTGCAGCAAATGACCTCTCGTCCTTCCGGGGTCTGGGTGCTGGACTCTACCACCGTTTTTTCGCCGAACTGGATTCGCGAAAACTTCCTCGAGGCCCCAGTGCCGGGTGCGCCTGATAGCGAAAACGCCTACCTGTGCTACTACCCCGAGCTGGACGATGGTGGCAACTATCATAAATACGGTTACGCCCTCGGGGAAGTAGACACCGACTCGCCCTACATTGGTTTGAGCTATATGGGGCACCCGGCGGATTTGTCGATGGGCAAGTTGGGCGTGGATGATTTGCTGGCTTGCCCCACGATCACCTCGCCCGGCAACTACGATCTGATTCATCTGGCGAACTACGGCGAGCAGATGGTGCTGTCTTATCAGGCGGCCGGTATTGGTCATCGCGCCTCTACCGCCTTCGGGCAGAGCATTACCAGTTACTACTATGGGCTGGTGGGTTTTATCAATAGTTTGCCGCCGTAA
- a CDS encoding alkene reductase has protein sequence MASLFDPLQLGELSLNNRIIMAPLTRCRASEGRVPNALMAEYYRQRASAGMIISEATSVTPMGVGYPDTPGIWSDEQVAGWQQVTQAVHAEGGKILLQLWHVGRISDPIYLNGQLPVAPSALKPAGHVSLVRPMKDYETPRALETDEISDVIQAFRVGAENAKRAGFDGVEIHGANGYLLDQFLQSGTNQRTDAYGGSLENRARLMLDITDAVLSVWPAGRVGMHLAPRGDGHDMSDANPAETFGYIASELGKRGLAFICTREHEAEDSLGPKLKEQFGGVYIANEKFDKASANRWLKEGKADAVAFGVPFIANPDLPRRLRKDAELNTPRPELFYGGGKDGYTDYPSLETETA, from the coding sequence ATGGCAAGCCTATTCGACCCTCTGCAGCTCGGTGAGCTGTCTCTCAACAATCGTATTATTATGGCGCCCCTTACCCGCTGCCGCGCCAGCGAAGGCCGGGTTCCCAATGCCCTGATGGCTGAATACTATCGCCAGCGCGCCAGCGCCGGGATGATTATCAGCGAGGCCACCAGTGTCACCCCTATGGGGGTCGGCTATCCGGATACCCCTGGTATTTGGTCCGACGAACAGGTAGCAGGCTGGCAGCAGGTAACCCAGGCCGTGCACGCCGAGGGAGGCAAGATACTGCTGCAACTGTGGCATGTAGGGCGGATCTCAGACCCGATTTACCTCAACGGCCAGCTGCCGGTCGCCCCCAGCGCCCTCAAACCCGCGGGGCACGTGAGCCTAGTGCGCCCTATGAAAGACTACGAAACGCCGCGCGCGCTGGAAACCGACGAAATCAGCGATGTTATTCAAGCCTTTAGAGTGGGCGCTGAGAATGCCAAACGCGCCGGCTTTGACGGTGTTGAAATTCACGGCGCCAATGGCTACCTGCTGGATCAGTTTCTACAAAGCGGCACCAACCAACGCACCGATGCCTACGGAGGATCGCTGGAAAATCGCGCCCGCTTGATGCTGGACATTACCGATGCGGTACTCAGCGTTTGGCCGGCTGGGCGCGTAGGCATGCACCTGGCGCCGCGCGGCGACGGCCACGATATGAGCGATGCCAACCCCGCCGAGACTTTTGGTTATATTGCCAGTGAACTGGGCAAGCGCGGCCTGGCGTTTATTTGTACGCGCGAGCACGAAGCCGAAGACAGCTTGGGCCCGAAGCTTAAAGAACAATTTGGCGGCGTGTATATTGCCAACGAAAAGTTCGACAAAGCCAGCGCCAACCGTTGGCTAAAAGAAGGCAAAGCGGATGCAGTCGCGTTTGGGGTGCCCTTTATCGCCAACCCGGATCTGCCCCGCCGACTGCGCAAGGACGCCGAGCTAAACACGCCACGCCCCGAGCTTTTCTATGGCGGCGGCAAGGACGGCTATACCGACTACCCGAGCCTGGAAACAGAGACTGCCTGA
- a CDS encoding helix-turn-helix transcriptional regulator has protein sequence MPPDDLNETIKALAHPLRREILCWLKCPATHFPDQLHSFELGVCAGQLQQKCGLSAASTSAHLAVLSKAGLIQCQKHGQWHFYRRNETSIESFSQAIQAYLSPQEM, from the coding sequence ATGCCACCCGATGACCTGAACGAGACCATCAAAGCCCTGGCCCACCCGCTGCGGCGTGAAATACTGTGCTGGCTCAAGTGCCCGGCGACACACTTTCCCGACCAGTTGCACTCGTTTGAGCTGGGAGTATGCGCCGGGCAGCTGCAGCAAAAGTGTGGTTTATCGGCCGCCTCTACCTCTGCGCATCTTGCTGTGCTCAGCAAAGCCGGTCTTATTCAGTGTCAAAAACACGGTCAGTGGCATTTTTACCGTCGCAATGAAACGTCAATCGAGAGTTTTTCCCAGGCCATTCAAGCCTATCTATCCCCCCAGGAGATGTAA